The following are encoded in a window of bacterium SCSIO 12643 genomic DNA:
- a CDS encoding outer membrane beta-barrel protein, with amino-acid sequence MKKFKLFILASVLSTGLFAQDNFFAITYNMAAPMGETKDFIDKYSWGAMGLEWKKMMSDNVSVGLNISWQILSQKINKATLEIPERNMTLSGTQLRYLNYFPMTLTGNYFFNPEGKVIPFVGAGAGLYRVLQRFDISGFAYNQDTWNFGFYPEAGVIFPTGGSADFFVNTKYHYVLPAGGHQSHNFLNINVGFSYFY; translated from the coding sequence ATGAAAAAGTTTAAACTATTTATACTAGCGAGCGTATTATCTACCGGTTTATTCGCTCAGGACAATTTCTTCGCGATTACGTATAACATGGCAGCACCTATGGGTGAAACTAAAGATTTCATCGACAAGTATAGCTGGGGAGCGATGGGCCTTGAATGGAAGAAAATGATGTCGGACAATGTATCTGTTGGATTGAATATTTCATGGCAGATATTGAGTCAAAAAATCAACAAAGCAACACTTGAGATTCCGGAAAGAAATATGACTTTATCCGGAACACAATTGCGTTACTTAAACTATTTCCCAATGACTTTAACAGGTAATTATTTTTTCAACCCTGAAGGTAAAGTCATTCCTTTTGTAGGTGCGGGAGCTGGTTTATACAGAGTATTACAAAGATTTGATATCAGTGGTTTTGCGTATAATCAAGATACCTGGAACTTTGGGTTCTATCCTGAAGCAGGTGTGATCTTCCCTACAGGAGGTAGTGCAGATTTCTTTGTGAATACTAAATACCACTACGTGCTTCCAGCTGGAGGACACCAAAGTCACAATTTCTTAAACATTAATGTTGGGTTTAGTTATT